One part of the Solanum dulcamara chromosome 8, daSolDulc1.2, whole genome shotgun sequence genome encodes these proteins:
- the LOC129898614 gene encoding histone-lysine N-methyltransferase, H3 lysine-9 specific SUVH6-like produces MASVSNDGLSNESVKKRLLENGCHSSYLGIIPKYKIRKVSAVRDFPPGCGKISPKVDLNHDQNAVVSNNIEDMANTILVDGIKESNIETKSQSVEVVNCLVNLENQEKMDRLAGKVVATNMSAIANGVGEKISDKKSIGVELPKDIKTSEMELSKGTEDIQYDISVKEVDEQGIPLVENVGSGHKTPVSEIKMFSPPQQLISATEHTSSLPKNKYRKRRVSAVRDFPPFCGTNAPKPTEQNCFGVTEESKDVAGLSKEVTRNEVIETLRDVTDTGALQEKLIGSENADSLKERDVSSPKDRELEQITMVQTVEQEGIQCDYDGRSQVERTVVMPEIMMKKESDAGVVEKETLVYSEKESEKSITASIALGSGNEKPITKGAKPYCPLKQGKQKRLDDPVSGNEIVVSQVKSHLKKTAVNAFGSGHEVVKPIVQGLMAEPYCPWRQGERTSLDSGNQVEKDDLSWRKKAKAVARKSNPRGKKKSASVGEATDGLSSALVVFDDEGSGLWAASNDGASSLNREAVHEDSPIQRGQCDFDVTLPPFGPNSSSHGDARTKVRETLRLFQGICRKLLQGEESKSKPEEAKLKQGPNRIDLHAAKIIKAKGKEVNTGQHILGEVPGVEVGDEFQYRVELAIVGVHRLYQAGIDYMKQGGMLIAISIVSSGVYDDGLEDADVLIYSGQGGNVVGKTKTPEDQKLERGNLALKNSISVKNPVRVIRGSKETKTSESVDGKGKIVTTYVYDGLYTVENYWTEQGTKGKMVFMFKLVRIPGQPELAWKEVKSSKKSKVRHGVCVHDVTDGKETLAISAVNTIDGEKPPPFNYIKKIIYPDWFQPSPFKGCDCVGRCSDSKRCSCAVKNGGEIPYNRNGAIVEVKPLVYECGPHCKCPPSCYNRVSQHGIKVPLEIFKTNSRGWGVRSLTSIPSGTFICEYVGELLEDKEAERRIGSDEYLFDIGQNYSDCSVNSAGQAELSEVVDEGYTIDAAQCGNIGRFINHSCSPNLYAQSVLYDHEDKKMPHIMLFAADNIPPLGELSYHYNYSVDQVHDSNGNIKVKKCFCGSSECSGRMY; encoded by the coding sequence ATGGCATCAGTGTCTAATGATGGGTTATCCAATGAGAGCGTGAAGAAGCGGCTGTTGGAAAATGGTTGCCACTCCTCATATTTGGgcattataccaaaatataaaattcgAAAAGTCTCAGCAGTGCGAGATTTTCCTCCAGGGTGTGGTAAAATTTCTCCGAAAGTTGATTTGAATCATGATCAAAATGCTGTAGTGTCCAACAATATTGAAGATATGGCTAACACTATATTGGTCGATGGTATTAAAGAGTCTAACATTGAGACCAAATCACAGTCTGTTGAGGTGGTGAACTGTCTAGTTAacttggaaaatcaagaaaaaatggATAGGTTAGCAGGGAAAGTGGTAGCGACAAACATGAGTGCAATAGCAAATGGGGTGGGAGAAAAAATAAGTGACAAAAAATCAATAGGAGTTGAGTTGCCGAAAGATATCAAAACTAGTGAAATGGAGCTTTCCAAGGGAACTGAAGACATTCAGTATGACATTTCAGTGAAGGAAGTTGATGAGCAGGGTATACCTTTGGTTGAAAATGTGGGTAGTGGGCACAAGACACCTGTTAGTGAAATCAAAATGTTCTCACCACCTCAGCAGCTCATCAGTGCTACGGAACATACCTCCTCCTTGCCAAAGAATAAGTACCGCAAAAGAAGAGTATCCGCTGTTCGAGACTTCCCTCCATTTTGTGGAACAAATGCTCCTAAGCCAACTGAGCAGAACTGTTTTGGTGTTACTGAAGAAAGCAAGGATGTGGCCGGGCTCAGTAAGGAAGTTACAAGGAATGAAGTAATTGAGACATTGAGAGATGTTACAGACACTGGGGCATTGCAAGAGAAGTTGATTGGAAGTGAGAATGCTGATTCTCTGAAAGAGAGGGACGTTTCTAGTCCAAAAGATAGGGAGTTGGAACAAATAACGATGGTTCAGACTGTAGAACAGGAAGGCATCCAATGTGATTATGATGGAAGAAGTCAGGTGGAAAGAACTGTGGTTATGCCTGAGATAATGATGAAAAAAGAGAGTGATGCAGGAGTTGTGGAGAAGGAGACACTGGTATATTCAGAGAAAGAAAGTGAAAAGTCTATTACTGCAAGTATTGCTCTTGGTTCTGGAAATGAAAAGCCAATTACAAAAGGTGCTAAGCCATATTGTCCACTGAAGCAAGGGAAGCAAAAGCGATTAGATGACCCTGTGAGTGGAAATGAAATTGTTGTCTCACAGGTCAAAAGTCATTTGAAAAAGACTGCAGTCAATGCTTTTGGTTCTGGACATGAAGTGGTTAAGCCAATTGTGCAAGGTCTGATGGCCGAGCCATACTGTCCATGGAGGCAGGGAGAGCGAACTAGTTTAGACTCTGGAAACCAAGTTGAGAAGGATGATTTGTCTTGGCGCAAGAAAGCCAAAGCTGTTGCCAGAAAAAGTAATCCTAGAGGTAAGAAAAAATCAGCTTCTGTTGGTGAAGCTACTGATGGACTTTCAAGTGCATTAGTTGTGTTCGATGACGAAGGATCTGGTTTATGGGCTGCCAGCAACGATGGAGCTTCTAGTTTGAATAGGGAAGCTGTACATGAAGATTCTCCCATTCAACGAGGTCAATGTGACTTTGATGTGACCCTACCACCTTTTGGTCCAAACAGTTCCAGTCATGGTGATGCCCGTACTAAAGTTAGAGAGACTCTTCGTCTGTTTCAGGGTATCTGTAGAAAGCTTTTGCAAGGTGAAGAATCAAAGTCAAAACCTGAAGAAGCAAAATTGAAGCAGGGGCCAAACAGAATTGATCTTCATGCAGCAAAAATCATCAAAGCTAAAGGAAAAGAAGTTAACACGGGTCAGCACATACTCGGAGAAGTTCCTGGAGTTGAAGTAGGGGATGAGTTCCAATACAGGGTGGAACTTGCTATTGTGGGGGTTCATCGCCTATATCAGGCTGGTATAGATTACATGAAGCAAGGAGGTATGCTGATCGCGATTAGTATTGTTTCTTCAGGGGTCTATGATGACGGCCTGGAAGATGCTGATGTGTTGATTTATTCTGGGCAAGGGGGAAATGTGGTAGGTAAGACCAAAACCCCTGAGGATCAGAAACTGGAAAGAGGTAATTTAGCTTTGAAGAATAGTATATCAGTAAAGAATCCTGTTCGGGTGATTCGTGGATCTAAGGAGACCAAGACCTCTGAATCCGTGGATGGTAAAGGTAAGATAGTGACAACATATGTTTATGATGGGTTGTACACTGTTGAGAATTATTGGACAGAACAAGGGACAAAGGGTAAGATGGTTTTTATGTTTAAGTTGGTGAGAATTCCTGGGCAACCAGAGCTTGCTTGGAAAGAAGTAAAGTCATCGAAAAAGTCCAAAGTGCGCCATGGTGTTTGTGTCCACGACGTTACAGATGGAAAGGAGACACTCGCGATAAGTGCTGTGAACACAATTGATGGTGAGAAACCTCCACCATTCAATTACATCAAGAAGATTATATATCCTGACTGGTTCCAGCCTTCTCCTTTTAAAGGTTgtgattgtgttgggagatgtTCTGATTCCAAGAGGTGCTCATGTGCAGTTAAAAATGGAGGCGAGATCCCATACAACCGTAATGGGGCAATTGTTGAAGTGAAGCCTCTTGTATATGAATGTGGTCCTCATTGTAAATGTCCCCCCTCTTGCTACAATAGAGTCAGCCAACATGGTATTAAAGTTCCACTTGAGATCTTTAAGACAAATTCGAGGGGCTGGGGTGTGAGATCTCTAACATCTATTCCTTCAGGAACCTTTATATGTGAGTATGTAGGAGAACTTCTTGAAGACAAGGAAGCTGAACGAAGAATTGGTAGTGACGAGTACCTTTTTGATATTGGGCAGAACTATAGTGATTGTTCTGTGAACTCTGCCGGACAAGCAGAATTAAGTGAGGTAGTAGATGAGGGTTATACAATTGATGCAGCTCAGTGTGGAAATATCGGGCGATTTATCAATCATAGTTGTTCACCTAATTTGTATGCACAAAGCGTTCTCTATGATCATGAAGATAAGAAAATGCCTCATATCATGCTTTTTGCAGCAGATAACATTCCTCCTTTGGGGGAGCTCAGTTATCATTACAATTATTCCGTGGATCAAGTACATGACTCCAATGGAAATATCAAGGTGAAGAAATGCTTTTGTGGATCTTCAGAGTGTAGTGGTAGGATGTACTAG
- the LOC129900782 gene encoding expansin-like B1, with the protein MVFLKNTLFFIVLLLPTLCYSNNYVSRVSYYSTPDGMGTPSGACGYGDYGKDVNSGEVCAASKRLYKNGAACGACYQVRCKDRALCSDEGTKVVVTDNGEGHGTDFILSTRAYAKMAKQPNMSQHLFAKGVVEVEYRRVSCKYNGGNLMVKVQEHSKYPNYLAIVVMNQGGATDILSVEVYEEETKEWITMRRSYGAVFDLSNPPSGELKVRFLTSAGAETKWVESDKAVIPAEWKAGITIETDIQLS; encoded by the exons atggtTTTTCTCAAAAACACTTTATTCTTCATTGTTTTGCTCTTGCCTACGCTATGCTACAGCAATAATTATGTTTCAAGAGTTTCCTATTACAGCACCCCAGATGGCATGGGGACACCAA GTGGAGCTTGTGGCTACGGAGACTATGGCAAAGATGTGAATAGTGGCGAAGTTTGTGCAGCCTCCAAGCGCCTTTACAAAAATGGAGCTGCGTGTGGAGCTTGCTACCAG GTAAGGTGCAAGGACAGGGCATTGTGCAGTGATGAGGGCACAAAAGTAGTTGTGACTGACAATGGAGAAGGGCATGGAACAGACTTTATTCTCAGCACCCGTGCCTATGCTAAAATGGCAAAGCAGCCTAATATGTCTCAGCACCTGTTTGCCAAAGGAGTGGTTGAAGTAGAATATCGTAGAGTTTCTTGCAAATATAATGGAGGTAATCTCATGGTTAAAGTCCAAGAACATAGCAAGTACCCTAACTACCTTGCTATTGTTGTTATGAACCAAGGTGGTGCCACTGACATTCTTTCTGTCGAAGTCTACGAG GAGGAAACAAAAGAATGGATAACAATGAGGAGATCTTATGGAGCGGTATTCGACCTATCGAACCCACCAAGTGGTGAACTTAAGGTGAGGTTCCTCACAAGTGCTGGTGCTGAGACCAAATGGGTGGAGTCAGATAAGGCTGTAATCCCTGCTGAATGGAAAGCTGGGATCACTATTGAGACAGACATTCAGCTCTCTTAA